In Geobacter sp., the genomic stretch CTTCTCGTCGACGGTAAAGTCGCCGGTATAGGCCTTCCGCTTGCCGGAGAGGGTATTGGCCTCGACCTCCTTCACCTCACCCTTCACCAGCTTGGGGATGATCCGGTCGATGATGTAGTATTTGTCCGTGGACTCCTCGGTGGGACCGGAGATGATCAGCGGGGTCCGTGCCTCGTCGATCAGGATGGAGTCAACCTCGTCGACGATGGCAAAATGGAACGGCCGCTGGACGTACTCCTCCAGGGCGAACTTCATGTTGTCCCGCAGGTAGTCGAAACCGAACTCGTTGTTGGTGCCGTAGGTGATGTCCGCGGCATAGGATGCGCGACGCTGGTCGTCGTCCAGGCCATGGACAATGATCCCGACGGAGAGCCCGAGAAAGGTGTAGATCTGCCCCATCCACTCGGCATCGCGCTTGGCCAGGTAGTCGTTGACCGTTACCACGTGGACGCCGCGACCGGTCAGCCCGTTCAGGTAGGCTGGCAGGGTCGCAACCAGGGTCTTGCCTTCACCGGTCTTCATCTCGGCGATCTTCCCCTGGTGCAGCACCATCCCGCCGATGAGCTGGACATCGAAGTGCCGCATCCCCAGCACCCTCTTCCCTGCCTCGCGGCAGACCGCAAAGGCTTCGGGGAGAAGCGCGTCGACATGCTCGCCACGGGCGTACCGCTCCTTGAACTCAACGGTCTTATTGCGCAACTGCTCGTCGGAAAGCTTGGAGATGGCCGGTTCCATGGCATTGATCTTTTCCACCACGGGCCACATCCGCTTCAGTTCACGCTCGTTCTTGCTCCCGACGAACTTCTTTATGAGTGCACCAAACATCGACGGTTCTCCTGTAAAGAGGTAATGAATGTAACAGTGCACGCTACCACAAAGCATATTTTTGCTCAACCGAAAAGGGCGTTACAGCCGATCCCGCCGCCATCTTCCGTCCCGGCATGATCGCAGGCGCACAAAAAAAGGACCCCCGAATTTCGGGGGTCCTTGATTGCTACAGCCCTGCGTCAGTCTACAGACGGCTTGCTACTTCTTCGCTCCTACCGGCAGGTCGTGGACGTTGATATGGCAGGTCAGGCAGTTCGGGTAACGGTCCAGAATACCCTTGGCGTGCGGTGCCGGGTGGCACTCGGTGCACTTGGGCACGTACTTGTGCTTGCCATGGTGGCAGACGGCGCAGTTGACCTTGCCGTGCTTGCTGGGGGTCTTCTTCCAATCGCCGAAGGCCTTCTTGTGGCACGAACCGCAGGTAACGGCAGGGGTATCCTTCTCATAGGTGATCTGCAGCGGCCGGTGCACCGGGTGACACTTGGTGCAGGTATCGAGCTTCTGCCCCTCGTGATGCGGCTTGTGGCAGTTGAAGCAGGAGGGGATATAGCCGTGAGAGGTGTGGCACTTGGTGCAGGCAACCTTGGTATGCTTGCTCTGGAACTTGGTGAGCTGCTCCTGCGGACCGGGGTGGCACTGGACACAGGCACCGGTCAGCTTGGTGGTGATGGCGATCTTCTTCGGTGCGTGGGGGTTACTGTGGCAGCCGGCGCAATCCGTCACCTTCGGGCCGTGCGGGTCGGTGTGGCAGTTGGCGCACTTGGGCATGATCGCGTCGTAGTTCCCCTTCTTGGGGTTGTAGACGTGAAATGCGGTGTGGCATTTCTGGCAGTCGAAACGGTGCTTGCCACCATTGTCCTTGAGATTCGCGTACAGGCTCGGGTGGCACTGGCCGCACTGGCTGGCGGTCAGTGGCTGCGGCGTAGAGGCATACATCTCGGGCGCTACCGGAATCTGCACCTTCAGCTTGCCGGTCCCCTGGGCAGCGAATGCCGATCCGGCAATAACGCAGAGGGCCACCATGATCGCCGCAATGATCTGTCTTTTTGTTCCTCTCATCAAACCCTTCCTCCTCTCAGAAAATAATGTAACGCTCCATGGCTGAGCCCGGTGCGTACCATTCATCCCATTTACGAAACAGGTACTTGGCCCTGGAAGGGCTGACCGTGCACACCGGTCGTCCGATCCCAAAGTGTATACACAGGCTTAATAAATAATGCCTAAGGTGGCATCCTGTCAACCATTGATGCAGTCCTGCCCGGAAAAAAAGTGCATGCCTGCCGAACGCATCCGGGCGTACCCCCCTGCAACGCCCGGATGAACGGACGTTCAGGGAAAAATCATGTGTGATTACTAATCACAAATCAGGAGAATAAGCAACCTCTTTTATCAGTTTCGCCACCCGGCTCTTCATGCCCCTATGCTCGCACAAGACAGCCACAACCGCTGCAGCCGTCCGGGAGATGCCCGGCAGACAAAAGGCCTGCCGCATATGCAGACAGGCCATCTCATCGCAACGATCCCGAGCTGTTTTTGTGCAGGATTGCCCCAAGCCGGTCTCAGGAATACGGCTCAACCTTTACGCCGAACAGACGCAGCTCTTCAGCCACCAGGTCAGCCAGCCTGCCGATGTTGGCGGCTACCTCGTCCGATAGCGTCAGACCGGTATCCAGCGATTTCGGCTCGATGCCGAACAGCACGACCTTTTCCGGCATGGCATCGGTCATCTGGCAGACTGCGAGCAGATCGGAAATCCCCAGTTGGTGGGGCGATATCTTATCCCGGAACAGGGCCGGAACATGCTGCCCCTCGAACCGGGTAAGGGTTCCGCAGGGGTTTCCGCTTCTGATAACATCCACCAGGATCAGGAGGTCCCGCCCCTGGATGTACTGTAACAGCTCGATGCCGCTGGTGCCGCCATCCAGGATCTCAACCCCCGGCGGGACCCGGTACTTGCGCGCGAATTCCTCGACAGCCTTGCCGCCTGCCCCTTCATCCTGCAGCAGCAGGTTGCCGACCCCCATGACCAGAACATTCATGTCGGTGCCCTATAAGGCCCTGACCGAAACGATCTCTGTGTTTTCCTTGTCCACCATGTGGATGGCGCAGGCAAGGCAGGGGTCGAAGGAATGGACTGTTCTGAGCACCTCCAGCGGCTTTTCCGGCACCGCCACAGGGGTACCGACCAAGGATGCCTCGTAGGGGCCCGGAGCATCTTTTGCATTCCTGGGGCTCGAATTCCAGGTCGAGGGAACAACGGCCTGGTAGTTTTTGATCTTTTTGTCGGCAATGACGATCCAGTGGGAAAGCACGCCACGGGGAGCCTCGTGGAAACCGACCCCGCGTACCTCCCCCTTCGGAAACTCCGGCTGATTGAAGGTTCGGGTATCACCCTTGCCGATGTTGTCCATGAGGAGCTGCCACTGCCGTTCCAGGGTCTCGTACAGCACTGCCGCTCGCACCCCCCTGGCAGCATGGCGACCGATGGTCGAATGGAGCGCCTCGATGGAGACCGAAGCGCCGGACAGCCTGCCGATGGTGGCAAGCGCCTTGTCGGTATATTTCCGTGTCGCTTCATGCCCCGCGGCATAGAGGCAGAGCACATTGGCCAACGGCCCCACCTGGGCAGGGGCGTCCCTGAAGGTGGGGGCCTTTACCCAGGAGTATTTCTCGTCTTCGAGGAAATCGGTGTAGCCCGGCTCGGTCTCCTCCTCCCAGGGATGACGGTTCCAGTCCCCCTTGTACCAGGAGTGCTTGACGCTTTCCCTGACCCCCTTGACGAAGCTCTCGTCCTCGAAGTTCCTGATGGGGGAGAACCGGCCCACGTCCCCGGCGGGGATATACCCACCTGGCAGCTCGAAGACCGTCCCCTTGGTGTCGAGCGGGAATTCGGGGACGCATAAGTAGTTGGTCACACCGGCGCCGTACGCGGTCCAGTCCCGGTAACTGGCGCCAATGGCGCAGACATCGGTAAAGTAGACATTGTTCACGAAATCGCCCAGCTCGTCTATCAGGGTCTTGACGTAGTAGAGCCGCTCCAGCGACAGGGTCGACGGGCTGTCGGTATTGATCGGGTTTGCCACCCCCCCCACTGCCAGATTCTGGATGTGCGGCGTCTTGGCCCCCAGGATGGAGATGATGATGTTCGCCTTGCGTTGTATCTCAAGGGCCTGCAGGTAATGGGTACAGGCGAGCAGGTTGACTTCCGGGGAAAGCCTCATGGCAGGATGCCCCCAGTAGCCGTTGGCGAAAATCCCCAACTGGCCGCTCCCGACAAATCCCTTGAGTTTCTCCTGGACCCTGGCGAACTCCTGGGAGCTGTTGAGGCTCCAGCTGGACATTTCCTGGGCAAGGGAGGCGACCTTCCGCGGCTCCGCCTTGAGCGCGGAGGTGACATCGACCCAGTCCAGGGCCGACAGGTGGTAGAAGTGGACGATATGATCCTGGATCGCGTGGGCAGCGATCATGATATTCCTGATGTACTGGGCATTCAGGGGGATCTCCATCTTCAGGGCGCTCTCCACGGAACGGACCGAAGCGATGGCGTGCACCGTGGTGCAGACCCCGCAGATCCTCTGGGTAAAGAGCCATGCATCGCGGGGGTCCCGCCCCTTCAGGATGAGCTCGATGCCGCGCCACATCTGCCCCGAAGCCCATGCCTTGCTGACATGGCCATTGTCCAGCTCGCAATCCACCCGCAGATGACCCTCTATTCTCGTGACCGGATCAATGGTAATTCGCTTTGCCATACATCCCTCCGTTGGAATCCCCTGCTGATGGGGTCTGTCGCCTCGCTTCCGGCTCCGGTCAGTGGTCTGTTTCAGGGAAGAGATTCAGGTATTTCGCACAAACCTTGAAGCCGAGAATGGCGAAGGCGATCATACCGGTGGTGAGCACCAACTCCATCAGGGAGGGAAAATAGTCGCTCCCTGCCCTGTTTGCATATTCGGAAACCGCGAAAACCCCCACGTTCAGGCGATTCATCAGCACCCCGACGATGACGAGGATGTTCGCCGCGAATAGCACCTCAGGGTTCGACCGGTTCTTTTTCCCTGCCAGCAGCAGCAGAGGAAGCAGAACGCCGATGGCCATCTCCAGCAGCCACATGATCCCGAGGAAGCCTTCCGAGACCAGGGCGCCGACACCGGGACCGGTCAGCAGGTGGCCGATCTTCATCGCCGCATAGAGTGAGCCGATGACCAGGACCCCCCTGGCCAGCCCCTGCAGCACATCCAGGGACGGCACATGGTTGAAGACCTTGCCGGTAAGGATCGTCTCGAAGCTGACCATGGAAAGCCCCATCATGATTGCCGATACCAGGAACATGTAGGGGATGAACTTGCTGTACCAGAGGGGCGACAGCTTGCTCGGCGCTATCAGGTAGAC encodes the following:
- a CDS encoding cytochrome C: MRGTKRQIIAAIMVALCVIAGSAFAAQGTGKLKVQIPVAPEMYASTPQPLTASQCGQCHPSLYANLKDNGGKHRFDCQKCHTAFHVYNPKKGNYDAIMPKCANCHTDPHGPKVTDCAGCHSNPHAPKKIAITTKLTGACVQCHPGPQEQLTKFQSKHTKVACTKCHTSHGYIPSCFNCHKPHHEGQKLDTCTKCHPVHRPLQITYEKDTPAVTCGSCHKKAFGDWKKTPSKHGKVNCAVCHHGKHKYVPKCTECHPAPHAKGILDRYPNCLTCHINVHDLPVGAKK
- a CDS encoding hydrogenase maturation protease, which gives rise to MNVLVMGVGNLLLQDEGAGGKAVEEFARKYRVPPGVEILDGGTSGIELLQYIQGRDLLILVDVIRSGNPCGTLTRFEGQHVPALFRDKISPHQLGISDLLAVCQMTDAMPEKVVLFGIEPKSLDTGLTLSDEVAANIGRLADLVAEELRLFGVKVEPYS
- a CDS encoding hydrogenase 2 large subunit (involved in hydrogen uptake) — encoded protein: MAKRITIDPVTRIEGHLRVDCELDNGHVSKAWASGQMWRGIELILKGRDPRDAWLFTQRICGVCTTVHAIASVRSVESALKMEIPLNAQYIRNIMIAAHAIQDHIVHFYHLSALDWVDVTSALKAEPRKVASLAQEMSSWSLNSSQEFARVQEKLKGFVGSGQLGIFANGYWGHPAMRLSPEVNLLACTHYLQALEIQRKANIIISILGAKTPHIQNLAVGGVANPINTDSPSTLSLERLYYVKTLIDELGDFVNNVYFTDVCAIGASYRDWTAYGAGVTNYLCVPEFPLDTKGTVFELPGGYIPAGDVGRFSPIRNFEDESFVKGVRESVKHSWYKGDWNRHPWEEETEPGYTDFLEDEKYSWVKAPTFRDAPAQVGPLANVLCLYAAGHEATRKYTDKALATIGRLSGASVSIEALHSTIGRHAARGVRAAVLYETLERQWQLLMDNIGKGDTRTFNQPEFPKGEVRGVGFHEAPRGVLSHWIVIADKKIKNYQAVVPSTWNSSPRNAKDAPGPYEASLVGTPVAVPEKPLEVLRTVHSFDPCLACAIHMVDKENTEIVSVRAL